One stretch of Jiangella gansuensis DSM 44835 DNA includes these proteins:
- a CDS encoding ECF transporter S component, with the protein MSQSSSDLRADETRRHRWRTVDIVVASVLGVTFGLLFAIWNNFIYATVAGPLSGTPAAPLVAGVWLLPAVVGGLVIRKAGAALYTEVVAATVSMFAGSAWGLSVFMSGLWQGLGAELVFALFFYRRWGLWAAVLAGGGAGLAMGLYESIVSVAEFSADWKLIYVLCAVATGLVIAGVLGYLLVRALARTGVLASFASGRVQSEI; encoded by the coding sequence ATGAGCCAGTCCAGCAGCGACCTCCGGGCCGACGAGACCCGCCGGCACCGCTGGCGCACCGTCGACATCGTCGTCGCGTCGGTGCTCGGCGTCACGTTCGGCCTGTTGTTCGCGATCTGGAACAACTTCATCTACGCCACCGTGGCCGGGCCGCTGAGCGGCACGCCGGCCGCCCCGCTGGTGGCCGGAGTCTGGCTGCTGCCGGCGGTGGTCGGCGGCCTGGTGATCCGCAAGGCCGGCGCCGCCCTGTACACCGAGGTGGTGGCTGCCACGGTGTCGATGTTCGCCGGCTCGGCCTGGGGCCTGTCGGTGTTCATGTCCGGGCTCTGGCAGGGCCTGGGCGCGGAACTGGTCTTCGCGCTGTTCTTCTACCGCCGCTGGGGCCTGTGGGCCGCGGTGCTCGCCGGTGGCGGTGCCGGCCTGGCGATGGGCCTCTACGAGAGCATCGTGTCCGTCGCCGAGTTCTCTGCCGACTGGAAGCTGATCTATGTCCTCTGCGCGGTGGCCACCGGGCTGGTCATCGCCGGAGTGCTGGGCTACCTGTTGGTCCGTGCGTTGGCCCGCACCGGGGTACTGGCGTCGTTCGCGTCCGGCCGCGTGCAGAGCGAGATCTGA
- a CDS encoding lysophospholipid acyltransferase family protein — MELVGAIATGLTRLFGRVEPEGLSHLPVRGPAIVAVNHTTIADVPPVLSTLYHAGLRPSVPCQRDGCGIDHGHVRFMASSLVFANPFIGPLARQAGMIEVGGRQAGAAALKAAYEALDRGEVVGIYPEGDVSATLDGSPRKFRFGVGRLAADAKVPVVPIAHHDARRIGSGSVARSLGGALTSIVRRPTVRLRVGRPVLPDEFAGLPLRDVVEVIQDRVTDVWRVVSGNAVPDVDLDQREKPL, encoded by the coding sequence GTGGAACTCGTCGGCGCCATCGCCACCGGCCTGACCAGGCTGTTCGGCCGTGTTGAGCCGGAAGGGCTGAGCCACCTTCCGGTACGCGGGCCGGCCATCGTCGCCGTCAACCACACCACCATCGCCGACGTCCCGCCGGTGCTGTCCACGCTCTACCACGCCGGGCTGCGCCCCAGCGTGCCCTGTCAGCGCGACGGCTGCGGCATCGACCACGGTCACGTGCGTTTCATGGCGTCGTCGCTGGTGTTCGCCAACCCCTTCATCGGCCCCCTGGCCCGGCAGGCCGGCATGATCGAGGTCGGTGGTCGGCAGGCGGGCGCGGCCGCGCTCAAGGCGGCCTACGAGGCACTCGACCGCGGTGAGGTCGTCGGCATCTACCCCGAGGGCGATGTCTCGGCCACGCTCGACGGCTCGCCACGCAAGTTCCGCTTCGGGGTCGGCCGGCTGGCCGCCGACGCCAAGGTCCCGGTGGTGCCGATCGCTCACCACGACGCCCGCCGCATCGGCTCCGGGTCGGTGGCGCGCAGCCTCGGCGGGGCGTTGACCTCCATCGTCCGGCGGCCCACGGTGCGCCTGCGGGTGGGCCGGCCGGTGCTCCCGGACGAGTTCGCCGGGCTGCCGCTGCGCGACGTCGTCGAGGTCATCCAGGACCGCGTCACCGACGTGTGGCGGGTGGTCTCGGGCAACGCGGTTCCCGACGTCGATCTGGACCAGCGGGAAAAGCCATTGTGA
- a CDS encoding HNH endonuclease, with product MNTLVLNASYEPLAVVSVRRAVILILTEKAVVEHADAGKLIRSATRELPTPLVVRLLRFVRVPYRRKVPWSRSGVLERDGRRCAYCAGRAASIDHIVPTSRGGAVRSWLNTVAACVRCNQVKADRTPAEAGMRLLVEPFEPKAHRALVLALGVTAAEGLPDWLLAATG from the coding sequence GTGAACACCCTCGTTCTGAACGCCTCCTACGAACCGCTGGCCGTGGTCTCGGTGCGTCGCGCCGTCATCCTCATCCTCACCGAGAAAGCCGTGGTCGAGCACGCCGACGCCGGCAAGCTCATCCGCTCGGCCACCCGCGAGCTGCCGACGCCTCTGGTCGTGCGGCTGTTGCGGTTCGTGCGGGTGCCTTACCGTCGTAAGGTCCCGTGGTCACGCAGCGGCGTGCTCGAGCGTGACGGCCGGCGCTGCGCCTATTGCGCCGGCCGAGCCGCGTCCATCGACCACATCGTCCCGACGTCGCGCGGTGGCGCCGTCCGCAGCTGGCTCAACACCGTCGCCGCGTGTGTCCGGTGCAACCAGGTCAAGGCCGACCGCACCCCGGCCGAGGCGGGTATGCGGCTGCTGGTCGAACCGTTCGAGCCGAAGGCGCACCGGGCCCTCGTGCTCGCGCTGGGCGTCACCGCGGCCGAGGGGCTCCCGGACTGGCTGCTCGCCGCCACCGGCTAG
- a CDS encoding general stress protein encodes MVSPVPGLPTGLVVGTYDDYPAAQKAVDYLADQKFAVENLAIVGSDLRQVERVTGRLTYGKAALGGLAAGAWLGLFVGLLLGLFTDEGWLAIILLSVLWGAIFMMIFGVVGYAFTGGRRDFTSQSVTIAGRYEIYCQHQHAEDARNLLAKLSLQSGTTSQP; translated from the coding sequence ATGGTGAGTCCTGTTCCCGGTCTGCCGACCGGACTCGTGGTCGGCACGTACGACGACTACCCCGCAGCACAGAAGGCGGTCGACTACCTGGCCGACCAGAAGTTCGCGGTCGAGAACCTGGCCATCGTGGGCAGTGACCTGCGCCAGGTCGAGCGGGTCACCGGCCGGCTCACGTACGGCAAGGCCGCGCTTGGCGGTCTGGCGGCGGGCGCCTGGCTCGGCCTGTTCGTCGGGTTGCTGCTCGGCCTGTTCACCGACGAGGGATGGCTGGCGATCATCCTGCTCAGCGTGCTGTGGGGCGCCATCTTCATGATGATCTTCGGCGTGGTCGGCTACGCGTTCACCGGCGGTAGGCGCGACTTCACGTCGCAGAGCGTCACCATCGCCGGCCGGTACGAGATCTACTGCCAGCACCAACACGCCGAGGACGCCCGCAACCTGCTGGCCAAGCTGTCGCTGCAGTCCGGCACCACGTCGCAGCCCTAG
- a CDS encoding histidine phosphatase family protein has protein sequence MTRPEVWLVRHGQTEWSRDGRHTSRTDLPLTPEGERAARSLTDRLATTSFGLVLSSPLTRARTTAVLAGFADPTIDDDLHEWRYGDYEGITTPQIRETDPDWSLWTDGAPGGESPGEVAARTDRVVARVRGDSAERVLIFAHGHILRVLAVRWLGLPAADGVHLRLETATVSVLGWERETPAVVRWNA, from the coding sequence ATGACCCGGCCAGAAGTGTGGCTGGTCCGCCACGGTCAGACGGAGTGGAGCCGCGACGGGCGGCACACCAGCCGCACCGACCTGCCGCTGACGCCCGAGGGCGAGCGGGCTGCACGCTCGCTGACCGACCGGCTTGCCACCACGTCCTTCGGCCTGGTGCTGTCCAGCCCGCTGACCCGGGCCCGGACGACAGCGGTCCTGGCGGGATTCGCCGACCCGACGATCGACGACGACCTGCACGAATGGCGGTACGGCGACTACGAAGGCATCACCACGCCGCAGATCCGCGAGACCGATCCGGACTGGTCGCTGTGGACGGACGGGGCCCCTGGCGGTGAGTCGCCCGGCGAGGTCGCGGCGCGCACGGACCGCGTCGTCGCCCGGGTGCGTGGCGACTCCGCGGAGCGCGTCCTGATCTTCGCGCACGGGCACATCCTGCGGGTGCTGGCGGTGCGCTGGCTCGGCCTGCCCGCCGCCGACGGCGTCCACCTGCGGCTGGAGACGGCGACGGTGTCCGTCCTCGGCTGGGAGCGTGAGACGCCGGCGGTCGTGCGCTGGAACGCCTGA
- a CDS encoding DUF6758 family protein, whose amino-acid sequence MKGERTCPRCGAVARPPGAWSSRWLCAIHGEIYPLAPLVAPSARLIHQLGDTSAVPLWLPWPLLRGWVVGTVIHAGDDASGVRAVGVGISGPNPMGGPGDLLLVAEEPGVGLGAGLAGLAGPDPGKAVEGEPQAKVYAGGRTVPLWFVEGPADRAVYVGQWSGSWLWAILYPQSAGVLMLEDVAVVDLRDLGHEADLLPYGTPPPWLAHSYDQ is encoded by the coding sequence GTGAAAGGCGAACGAACCTGTCCCCGGTGCGGCGCGGTCGCCCGGCCACCGGGCGCGTGGTCCAGCCGGTGGCTCTGCGCGATACACGGCGAGATCTACCCGCTGGCCCCGCTGGTGGCGCCCAGCGCGCGGCTGATCCATCAGCTCGGCGACACGTCGGCCGTGCCGCTGTGGCTGCCGTGGCCGTTGCTGCGGGGGTGGGTCGTCGGCACCGTCATCCACGCCGGTGACGACGCCTCGGGCGTGCGCGCGGTGGGTGTGGGCATCAGCGGACCGAACCCCATGGGCGGTCCGGGCGACCTGCTGCTGGTGGCCGAGGAACCCGGCGTCGGGCTCGGCGCGGGCCTGGCCGGGCTGGCCGGTCCCGACCCGGGCAAGGCGGTCGAGGGGGAACCCCAGGCCAAGGTGTATGCGGGTGGGCGGACGGTGCCGTTGTGGTTCGTCGAGGGCCCGGCCGACCGCGCGGTCTACGTCGGGCAGTGGAGCGGCAGCTGGTTGTGGGCGATCCTGTACCCGCAGTCCGCCGGTGTGCTGATGCTGGAGGACGTCGCGGTGGTCGATCTGCGTGATCTCGGCCACGAGGCGGACCTGTTGCCGTACGGAACACCGCCGCCGTGGTTGGCGCACAGCTACGATCAGTGA
- a CDS encoding PHP domain-containing protein — protein sequence MRIDLHTHSSVSDGTDRPDVLVRRAKTAGLDVVALTDHDTFEGWSAALAAGEETGVEVVPGVEISTELRGHGVHLLGYLVDPADRALADELARVRADRRTRLARIAAALTAAGMPLDVADILTGSPDAATVGRPHVADAMIAKGYVHDREEAFAWWLSVGRPGYASKYAPPIGEAIDLVHAAGGVCVLAHPWGREGARRALGPSSIEALRDHGLDGIEVDHQDHNPAARRALRGLAGELGLVITGSSDYHGTGKADHELGVNTTAPQEWERLRSLAKDARGG from the coding sequence TTGCGCATCGATCTGCACACCCACAGCAGCGTCTCCGACGGGACCGACCGGCCGGACGTGCTGGTCAGGCGGGCCAAAACCGCCGGGCTCGACGTCGTCGCGCTGACCGACCACGACACCTTCGAGGGCTGGTCCGCCGCCCTGGCCGCCGGTGAGGAGACCGGCGTCGAGGTCGTTCCCGGCGTCGAGATCTCCACCGAACTGCGCGGTCACGGCGTCCACCTGCTCGGCTACCTGGTCGACCCGGCCGATCGGGCGCTGGCCGACGAGCTGGCCCGGGTCCGCGCCGACCGCCGCACCCGGCTGGCCCGGATCGCCGCCGCCCTCACCGCCGCGGGGATGCCGCTCGACGTCGCCGACATCCTGACCGGGTCGCCGGACGCCGCCACCGTCGGGCGGCCGCACGTCGCCGACGCCATGATCGCGAAGGGGTATGTCCACGACCGCGAGGAGGCGTTCGCCTGGTGGCTCTCGGTCGGCCGGCCGGGCTACGCGTCGAAGTACGCGCCACCCATCGGCGAGGCCATCGACCTCGTGCACGCCGCCGGTGGGGTCTGCGTGCTGGCCCACCCGTGGGGACGTGAGGGCGCGCGCCGAGCGCTGGGGCCGTCGTCCATCGAGGCGCTGCGCGACCACGGCCTGGACGGCATCGAGGTCGACCACCAGGACCACAATCCCGCCGCCCGCCGGGCGCTGCGGGGGCTGGCGGGTGAACTCGGCCTTGTCATCACCGGCTCCAGCGACTACCACGGCACCGGTAAGGCCGACCACGAGCTGGGCGTGAACACCACGGCGCCGCAGGAGTGGGAGCGGCTGCGGTCACTGGCCAAGGACGCCCGGGGAGGCTGA
- a CDS encoding MarC family protein, whose protein sequence is MNWQLFGEVVVTLFVIMDPPGTVPVFLALTGNRRPAERKRAAWQAVAVAAGVITVFAIFGRTILDYMHISLPALQAAGGLLLLLVALELLTGKADQPESTTGNVAMVPLGTPLLAGPGAIVATMVFVQGSDGGLDFLALALGIVVVLLCLWASMRFSVLLLRVLKESGILLVTRIAGLLLSAIAVQLVADAVRAFIEGAG, encoded by the coding sequence ATGAACTGGCAGCTGTTCGGCGAGGTGGTCGTGACGCTCTTCGTGATCATGGACCCGCCGGGCACCGTCCCGGTCTTCCTCGCGCTCACCGGCAACCGCCGGCCGGCCGAGCGCAAGCGGGCGGCATGGCAGGCCGTGGCCGTCGCGGCCGGCGTCATCACGGTGTTCGCGATCTTCGGCCGCACCATCCTCGATTACATGCACATCAGCCTGCCGGCGTTGCAGGCCGCCGGTGGCTTGCTGTTGCTGCTGGTAGCGCTGGAGTTGCTGACGGGGAAGGCCGATCAACCGGAGTCCACCACCGGCAACGTCGCGATGGTTCCGCTGGGCACGCCGCTGCTGGCGGGGCCGGGTGCGATCGTCGCCACCATGGTGTTCGTGCAGGGATCCGACGGCGGGCTGGACTTCCTGGCGCTGGCGTTGGGCATCGTGGTGGTGCTGTTGTGCCTCTGGGCGTCGATGCGGTTCAGCGTGTTGCTGCTGCGGGTGCTCAAGGAGTCCGGGATCCTGCTGGTCACCCGGATCGCCGGGTTGTTGCTGTCGGCCATCGCGGTCCAACTGGTCGCCGACGCCGTCCGGGCGTTCATCGAGGGCGCCGGCTGA
- a CDS encoding PD-(D/E)XK nuclease family protein, producing MRRVSQPILDGMPRRLYGATPTRLNTWLDCPRRYRFAYLERPQPPKGPPWAHNTLGAVVHNALAGWWRLPLDARTPERAGSLVDEYWLSEGFRDADQAGQWRKRAREMVVGYVAALDPAEEPRGVERTVALIHGGTSLTGRIDRVDQRGEELVVVDYKTGRHVLTTDDARSSLALAVYAAAASRTLRTPCRRVELHHLPSGTVAVWEHDERTLRRHLDRADGIAAECAQADTEYKAGRTGDELFPPRPSSLCGWCDFAQHCPEGRAAVPARASWAGLEPT from the coding sequence ATGAGGCGGGTGAGCCAGCCCATCCTCGACGGCATGCCCCGGCGGCTGTACGGCGCCACCCCGACCCGGTTGAACACCTGGCTCGACTGCCCGCGCCGCTACCGCTTCGCCTACCTCGAGCGGCCGCAGCCGCCCAAGGGGCCGCCGTGGGCGCACAACACCCTCGGCGCGGTGGTGCACAACGCGCTGGCCGGCTGGTGGCGGCTGCCGCTGGACGCGCGCACTCCCGAACGGGCCGGCTCGTTGGTCGACGAGTACTGGCTGTCGGAGGGCTTCCGCGACGCCGACCAGGCCGGGCAGTGGCGGAAGCGGGCCCGCGAGATGGTGGTCGGCTATGTCGCGGCCCTCGACCCGGCCGAGGAGCCCCGCGGCGTCGAGCGCACGGTCGCGCTGATCCACGGCGGCACGTCGCTCACCGGCCGCATCGACCGGGTCGACCAACGTGGCGAGGAACTCGTGGTCGTCGACTACAAGACCGGGCGGCATGTGCTGACCACCGACGACGCCCGCTCGTCGTTGGCACTGGCGGTCTACGCCGCGGCGGCCAGCCGCACGCTGCGCACGCCCTGCCGCCGGGTCGAGCTGCACCACCTGCCCAGCGGCACCGTCGCGGTCTGGGAACACGACGAGCGGACTCTGCGCCGGCACCTCGACCGGGCCGACGGCATCGCCGCCGAGTGCGCACAGGCCGATACCGAGTACAAGGCCGGCCGCACCGGCGACGAGCTGTTCCCGCCCCGGCCGTCATCGCTGTGCGGATGGTGCGACTTCGCCCAGCACTGCCCGGAGGGCCGGGCAGCCGTCCCGGCGCGGGCCTCCTGGGCCGGGCTCGAGCCGACATGA
- a CDS encoding L,D-transpeptidase: MSGRYGVSSRAGHRHAARRSRRLRGLRVTAFSGSTLLVAGLFGLAGTATAPEAPVETGALPLADRVGDDVSRGDRDTVPAKLMRSAFVKVTTRPAPTEEPAPDPNAKPAATAPLPAGSGSGHRVVFDITGQQVWLVDESDTVVRTYMVSGSRFDQLPTGTFEVFSASRNTVSWHGTETMEYMVRFFRGENSNIGFHDIPVDTASGNEVQTLSQLGTPLSDGCIRQDLEDAVALWEHAPVGTPIVVVRT; encoded by the coding sequence ATGTCCGGACGCTACGGCGTCTCGTCCCGAGCGGGTCACCGGCATGCCGCCCGGCGGTCGCGCCGCCTGCGCGGCCTGCGCGTGACGGCGTTCAGCGGTTCGACGCTGCTCGTCGCGGGCCTGTTCGGGCTGGCCGGCACGGCCACCGCCCCAGAGGCACCGGTCGAGACCGGTGCCCTGCCCCTGGCCGACCGGGTCGGCGACGACGTCTCGCGTGGTGACCGCGACACGGTCCCGGCCAAGCTGATGCGCTCCGCCTTCGTGAAGGTGACCACTCGCCCGGCGCCGACCGAGGAGCCGGCACCCGACCCGAACGCCAAGCCCGCCGCCACCGCGCCGCTCCCGGCCGGCAGCGGCAGCGGGCACCGGGTGGTCTTCGACATCACCGGCCAGCAGGTCTGGCTGGTAGACGAGTCCGACACCGTCGTGCGCACGTACATGGTGTCCGGCAGCCGCTTCGACCAACTGCCCACCGGCACCTTCGAGGTCTTCTCCGCCTCACGTAACACCGTGAGCTGGCACGGCACCGAGACCATGGAGTACATGGTCCGCTTCTTCCGGGGCGAGAACTCCAACATCGGCTTCCACGACATCCCGGTCGACACCGCCTCGGGCAACGAGGTGCAGACACTGTCCCAGCTGGGCACGCCACTGTCCGACGGCTGCATCCGGCAGGATCTCGAGGACGCCGTCGCGCTCTGGGAGCACGCTCCGGTCGGCACCCCGATCGTCGTCGTCCGCACCTGA
- a CDS encoding LuxR C-terminal-related transcriptional regulator: MHATHMPGPWPLVGRAEEYASALEVLTATDSRAPHGVLLVGESGVGKSALAAKLEQAVTVAAHVVTVTSPSRAQPVMLAALAPLLADVPAHDGASPISVFRAAAERLRRDSAGRPVVLRVEDGHLLDGASAGVLRMLATSREARLLVTSRPNPGLPDDLLALWKDGYLRWIDVEPLDRATTSELLRTALGGVAGRDTERRMWEACRGNPLYLRELVRTAISRDELRQDHGVWTWSGPVVPGRLIGLVTSELSRRSAGEREVLEIVSLAESLPLPLLFELADTAAVDALVQAGMLVVDVDANPPTAQLSHPVYGEAIRSLVPPGRRRVLRERVVRHLPEPHDASLPDLLRWVSWALEAGSVPDAELLVAAAAHANQLQQPADARRFADLALLADPDLVVVAGALAQRARAHRVLGSAERAQADLDQLHTLPPHAVSTTLVVHAAVTGADVLFHGRADPDAAVRLLEEVLPEVEDASESAAVLRGHRLTLLMTAGHSGGVLDEAVAFLADASLPLLARIQLVPPVQLALARSGRISESLRLGERYLAAARESLSEATAFLTSLRAACVVIRLFAGDVDGAERMHADESDLGIGPLPQHRTIPGLVDGQIAMARGRWSEAIGHLRAAIASLRDRDPRGMLPATLALAAEASVWVGDTEEACRLREESLREPVHQDATIHGRRRRTLLWVGLARREADAVVHALDAADAAAGADLAPAELDSLYIALLGIADGLPTAGDLTLDDVAERMAVVAKRCDGMWRADAMVGYARAVAAGDTEMMAATEVTLAGHGVWTNPPRQQAVALTRREQEIAPLAAAGISSRDIGRRLSISTRTVESHLARIYAKLGITSRAELPAALSGR; encoded by the coding sequence ATGCACGCCACTCACATGCCGGGACCGTGGCCCCTCGTCGGACGTGCGGAGGAGTACGCGTCCGCGCTCGAGGTCCTGACCGCGACCGATTCCCGCGCGCCGCACGGTGTGCTGCTGGTCGGCGAGAGCGGCGTCGGCAAGTCGGCCCTGGCCGCGAAGCTGGAACAGGCGGTCACCGTGGCCGCACATGTCGTCACGGTCACCTCGCCGAGCCGGGCCCAGCCGGTGATGCTCGCCGCGTTGGCGCCGTTGCTGGCCGATGTCCCCGCGCACGACGGCGCGAGCCCCATCTCGGTGTTCCGCGCGGCCGCCGAGCGGTTGCGGCGCGACTCGGCGGGCCGGCCGGTGGTGCTGCGGGTGGAAGACGGCCACCTGCTCGACGGTGCCAGCGCCGGCGTGCTGCGGATGCTGGCGACGTCGCGGGAGGCCCGGCTGCTGGTGACCAGCCGGCCGAATCCGGGCCTGCCCGACGACCTCCTCGCACTGTGGAAGGACGGCTACCTGCGCTGGATCGACGTAGAACCGCTCGACCGCGCGACGACGAGCGAGCTGCTGCGCACCGCGCTCGGCGGCGTCGCCGGCAGGGACACCGAGCGGCGGATGTGGGAGGCCTGCCGCGGCAACCCGCTCTACCTGCGCGAGCTGGTGCGCACCGCCATCAGCCGCGACGAGCTGCGGCAGGACCACGGGGTGTGGACGTGGTCCGGGCCGGTGGTGCCGGGCCGGCTGATCGGTCTGGTCACGTCGGAGCTGAGCCGGCGGTCCGCGGGCGAGCGCGAGGTGCTGGAGATCGTCTCGCTCGCCGAGTCGCTACCGTTGCCGCTGCTGTTCGAGCTGGCCGACACGGCCGCCGTGGACGCCCTCGTCCAGGCCGGCATGCTGGTCGTCGACGTGGACGCGAACCCGCCGACCGCGCAGCTGTCCCACCCGGTGTACGGCGAGGCCATCCGCAGCCTGGTCCCGCCCGGGCGGCGCCGAGTGCTGCGCGAGCGGGTGGTGCGGCACCTCCCGGAACCCCACGACGCGTCGCTGCCGGACCTGCTGCGGTGGGTCTCGTGGGCTCTCGAAGCCGGGTCGGTGCCTGACGCGGAGCTCCTCGTGGCGGCCGCCGCGCACGCCAACCAGCTGCAGCAGCCCGCCGACGCTCGCCGGTTCGCGGACCTGGCGCTGCTGGCCGACCCCGATCTCGTCGTGGTCGCCGGCGCGCTGGCGCAACGGGCCCGTGCCCATCGGGTGCTCGGCTCGGCCGAACGCGCTCAGGCCGACCTCGACCAGCTCCACACACTGCCACCGCACGCCGTGAGCACCACCCTGGTGGTACATGCCGCGGTCACCGGAGCCGACGTCCTCTTCCACGGCCGAGCCGATCCCGACGCCGCCGTCCGGCTGCTCGAGGAGGTGCTGCCCGAGGTCGAGGACGCGTCGGAGTCCGCTGCCGTGCTGCGGGGACACCGCCTGACGCTGCTCATGACGGCCGGCCACAGCGGCGGCGTGCTGGACGAGGCAGTGGCGTTCCTCGCCGACGCCTCGTTGCCCCTGCTGGCCCGCATCCAGCTGGTGCCACCCGTGCAGCTGGCGCTGGCACGATCCGGTCGGATCAGCGAGTCGCTGCGGCTCGGCGAGCGCTACCTGGCCGCGGCCCGCGAGTCGCTCTCCGAGGCCACCGCCTTCCTGACCTCCCTGCGCGCGGCCTGCGTCGTCATCCGGTTGTTCGCCGGCGACGTCGACGGTGCCGAGCGCATGCACGCCGACGAGTCGGACCTGGGCATCGGCCCGCTGCCGCAGCACCGCACCATTCCCGGGCTGGTCGACGGCCAGATCGCGATGGCGCGCGGCCGCTGGTCCGAAGCGATCGGGCACCTGCGTGCCGCCATCGCCTCACTGCGCGACCGTGATCCTCGCGGCATGCTGCCGGCGACGCTCGCGCTGGCCGCGGAGGCGTCGGTGTGGGTCGGCGACACCGAGGAGGCCTGCCGGCTGCGCGAGGAATCCCTGCGCGAGCCCGTGCACCAGGACGCCACCATCCACGGACGCCGCCGCCGGACCCTGCTGTGGGTGGGGCTCGCCCGGCGCGAGGCGGACGCCGTCGTGCACGCCCTCGACGCCGCCGATGCCGCCGCCGGCGCGGACCTCGCCCCGGCCGAGCTGGACTCGCTCTACATCGCACTGCTGGGCATCGCCGACGGCCTGCCGACGGCCGGCGACCTGACCCTCGACGACGTCGCCGAACGGATGGCCGTGGTCGCCAAGCGCTGCGACGGCATGTGGCGGGCCGACGCGATGGTCGGCTACGCGCGCGCCGTCGCCGCCGGAGACACCGAGATGATGGCCGCGACCGAGGTGACCCTGGCCGGCCACGGCGTCTGGACGAACCCGCCGCGGCAGCAGGCGGTGGCGCTGACCCGGCGGGAACAGGAGATCGCGCCGCTGGCCGCCGCGGGCATCTCGTCGCGCGACATCGGCCGCCGGCTCAGCATCTCCACCCGCACCGTCGAGAGCCACCTGGCCCGCATCTACGCCAAGCTCGGCATCACCAGCCGGGCCGAGCTCCCGGCCGCCCTGAGCGGCCGCTGA
- a CDS encoding DEAD/DEAH box helicase: MRRDALTTFTDLGVFPPIAEALERVGITEAFPIQEMAIPVALTGNDLIGQARTGTGKTLAFGIPLLQRIVAPDDRDYAEATVPGKPQALVVAPTRELAVQVANDFATASTVRRARVVTLYGGRAYEPQVNALKKGVDVVVGTPGRLLDLAGQGHLDLGHVKVLVLDEADEMLDLGFLPDVEKLISQTPELRQTMLFSATMPGAIVSLARRYMRHPVNIRAESPDETQTVPTTAQFVYRAHNLDKQEMIARLLQAENRGLAIIFSQTKRAAQRMADDLRDRGFAAAAVHGDLGQGAREQALRAFRSGKVDVLVATDVAARGIDVEGVTHVVNLSCPEDEKTYLHRIGRTGRAGASGVAITFVDWDDLARWKMINEALDLPYPEPAETYSSSEHFFHDLGIPPGTKGTLPRSERTRAGLDAEQVEDLGETGRNRSRSSSSSSSSSSSRSSRGGRRRTRRGEPAAAATGQQRAEHGDTEARPRRQRSRRRTRGGKPVEQDAQPTTD; this comes from the coding sequence ATGAGGCGAGACGCCCTGACAACCTTCACCGACTTGGGTGTGTTCCCACCCATCGCCGAAGCGCTCGAGCGCGTCGGCATCACCGAGGCCTTCCCCATCCAGGAAATGGCCATCCCGGTCGCCCTCACCGGCAACGACCTCATCGGTCAGGCCCGAACCGGCACCGGCAAGACGCTCGCGTTCGGCATCCCACTGCTGCAGCGCATCGTCGCCCCCGACGACCGCGACTACGCCGAGGCCACCGTGCCCGGCAAGCCGCAGGCTCTCGTCGTCGCTCCGACGCGTGAGCTCGCCGTGCAGGTCGCCAACGACTTCGCCACCGCTTCCACGGTGCGCCGGGCCCGGGTCGTCACCCTCTACGGTGGCCGCGCCTACGAGCCCCAGGTCAACGCGCTGAAGAAGGGCGTCGACGTGGTCGTCGGCACGCCCGGACGGCTGCTGGACCTGGCCGGGCAGGGCCACCTCGACCTCGGCCACGTCAAGGTCCTCGTGCTCGACGAGGCCGACGAGATGCTCGACCTCGGGTTCCTGCCCGACGTCGAGAAGCTCATCTCGCAGACACCGGAGCTGCGGCAGACGATGCTGTTCTCGGCCACCATGCCGGGCGCCATCGTCAGTCTCGCCCGTCGGTACATGCGGCACCCGGTCAACATCCGCGCGGAGTCCCCGGACGAAACGCAGACGGTCCCGACCACCGCGCAGTTCGTCTACCGGGCTCACAACCTGGACAAGCAGGAGATGATCGCCCGGCTGTTGCAAGCCGAGAACCGCGGGCTTGCCATCATCTTCAGCCAGACGAAGCGAGCCGCCCAGCGGATGGCCGACGACCTGCGCGACCGCGGGTTCGCCGCGGCGGCCGTACACGGCGATCTCGGCCAGGGCGCCCGCGAGCAGGCACTTCGGGCGTTCCGTAGCGGCAAGGTCGACGTCCTGGTGGCCACCGACGTCGCCGCCCGCGGCATCGACGTCGAAGGCGTCACGCACGTGGTGAACCTCAGCTGCCCCGAGGACGAGAAGACCTATCTGCACCGCATCGGCCGCACCGGCCGGGCCGGTGCGTCGGGCGTCGCCATCACGTTCGTCGACTGGGACGACCTCGCCCGCTGGAAGATGATCAACGAGGCACTCGACCTGCCGTACCCGGAGCCGGCCGAGACGTACTCCAGCAGCGAGCACTTCTTCCACGACCTCGGCATCCCGCCGGGCACCAAGGGCACACTGCCCCGCTCCGAACGTACTCGCGCCGGCCTCGACGCCGAGCAGGTGGAAGACCTCGGCGAGACCGGCCGCAACCGCAGCCGCTCCTCGTCCTCGTCGTCTTCGTCCTCGTCCTCGCGGTCGTCGCGAGGCGGTCGCCGGCGCACCCGCCGAGGCGAGCCGGCCGCCGCGGCCACCGGCCAGCAGCGAGCTGAGCACGGCGACACCGAAGCGCGGCCGCGCCGGCAGCGTTCCCGGCGCCGCACCCGTGGCGGCAAGCCGGTCGAGCAGGATGCGCAGCCGACCACCGACTGA